The following proteins are encoded in a genomic region of Ananas comosus cultivar F153 linkage group 25, ASM154086v1, whole genome shotgun sequence:
- the LOC109703715 gene encoding uncharacterized protein LOC109703715, which yields MAHLKKSLKNKGFAAPSADSQSLDGPPQEPSKTRVRSSNWTENMDSAMLNLMTEEHALGNFVNGSFTPLAWTRMVHDFNERTKLCFNKVNLQNRLKVLKRQYLMYQTLANKSGWGWDHIQNIPTAGDPADWDAIIAENPAYAKCRDKPFPAYDSIEYLSGKATATGKHGFTSNMDEDVRSTSSSSPVALNMENLAQNLDDANDANSTSPTQTPIKVSSQYTGSASGHTSSMKRVRVSPPIPTPSSTRRRKDDGRTEAIYELVELGKKRTEIAQTLMQRELHARPKIHSIEECMERLSNVAKLSPDGLLAVCEALKDERNRPIFMAMNGDLLYMWIDRQIAMHQLFTGLRPVAPSFPSTAPFFPTTASSFAPGPSSFPAASAGFPPGPSFSSRTTMFPLSAPSDPADIPSFPPAGSSFPPN from the exons ATGGCCCATCTTAAAAAGTCGTTGAAAAACAAAGGTTTTGCTGCGCCCTCTGCTGATAGTCAAAGTTTAGATGGGCCACCGCAGGAACCATCGAAAACCCGAGTAAGATCCTCGAACTGGACAGAAAATATGGACTCGGCAATGTTGAACTTAATGACTGAGGAGCATGCTCTTGGTAATTTTGTTAATGGGAGCTTTACCCCATTAGCATGGACTCGAATGGTTCACGATTTCAATGAGAGGACAAAATTATGCTTTAACAAAGTCAATTTGCAAAATCGGTTAAAAGTCTTGAAGCGTCAATATTTGATGTATCAAACTTTGGCAAACAAAAGTGGATGGGGGTGGGACCACATCCAAAACATTCCCACTGCCGGTGACCCAGCTGATTGGGATGCTATCATAGCG GAAAATCCAGCATATGCTAAATGTAGGGACAAGCCTTTTCCTGCATATGACTCTATTGAGTATTTGTCGGGAAAAGCAACTGCAACCGGGAAGCATGGGTTTACTTCCAACATGGATGAGGATGTTCGTAGCACCTCTTCATCATCTCCGGTTGCGCTCAATATGGAGAATCTAGCACAGAATTTAGATGATGCTAATGATGCAAATTCAACGTCTCCAACACAAACTCCAATTAAAGTAAGTAGCCAATATACTGGTAGTGCCTCTGGCCACACTTCATCAATGAAGAGGGTTCGGGTCTCGCCACCAATCCCTACACCATCTTCAACCCGTAGACGTAAGGATGACGGTCGAACGGAAGCAATTTATGAGCTTGTTGAATTGGGAAAGAAAAGAACGGAGATTGCTCAAACTTTAATGCAACGTGAGTTACATGCAAGACCCAAAATTCACTCCATAGAGGAGTGTATGGAAAGGTTGAGCAATGTCGCTAAGTTGTCTCCCGATGGTTTACTTGCTGTTTGTGAAGCTTTAAAAGATGAGCGCAATAGGCCAATTTTCATGGCAATGAATGGCGATCTGTTGTATATGTGGATAGATCGTCAAATTGCCATGCATCAACTTTTCACTGGTCTCAGGCCTGTTGCGCCATCTTTCCCATCAACCGCACCCTTCTTTCCAACAACAGCCTCATCATTTGCTCCTGGACCATCATCCTTTCCGGCAGCAAGTGCAGGTTTCCCTCCTGGACCATCTTTTTCAAGCCGTACAACCATGTTTCCTCTATCAGCTCCTTCCGATCCTGCTGATATACCTTCCTTTCCTCCGGCAGGGAGTTCTTTCCCTCCAAATTAA